GGGCTTGACCCGCGAAATCGTCGAGGAAATCTCCCGGATCAAGGAAGAGCCGGCCTGGATGCTGGAATTCCGCCTGAAATCTCTGGAAATCTTTGAAAAATTGCCGATGCCGAAATGGGGCGGCGATCTGGATGACCTCAATTTCGACGACATCACCTACTATGTAAAGCCTTCCGAAAAAGCGGGTCGCAGCTGGGATGAGGTGCCGGAAGAAATCAAGGCAACCTTTGACAAGCTGGGTATTCCGGAAGCGGAGCAGAAGTTCCTCGCCGGCGTATCTGCCCAGTACGAATCGGAAGTCGTGTACCACAACATGCAGGAAGACCTGGAAGAGCTGGGTGTTCTCTTCTGCGACATGGATTCTGCTGTTAAGCTGTATCCGGACATCGTGAAGGAATACTTCTCTACGGTCATTCCGCCGGCGGACAACAAGTTCGCAGCGCTCAACTCTGCGGTGTGGTCTGGAGGTTCCTTCATCTACGTGCCAAAAGGCGTGAAGGTGGAAACTCCGCTGCAAGCCTACTTCCGCATCAACTCGGAGAACATGGGACAATTTGAGCGCACGCTGATCATCGTCGATGAGGACGCGTTCGTCCACTACGTCGAGGGCTGTACGGCTCCGATCTACAGCACCGACTCCCTGCACTCCGCCGTCGTGGAAATCATCGTCAAGGAGCGCGCACGCTGCCGCTACACGACGATCCAAAACTGGTCCAACAACGTATACAATCTGGTTACCAAGCGCGCCGTCGCTTACGCCGATGCCAACATGGAGTGGATCGACGGCAACATCGGTTCCAAGCTGACCATGAAATACCCGGCCGTGATCATGAAAGGGCCTCGCGCCAAAGGTACTGTCCTTTCCATCGCCGTAGCGGGCAAAGGACAGCATCAGGATGCGGGTGCGAAAATGATTCACTTGGCGCCGGATTGCACCTCCACGATTATCTCCAAATCGATCTCCCGCGATGGCGGAAAGGTAACCTACCGCGGTCTGGCCCAGTTCGGCCGCAAATCGGAGGGTTCCAAGTCCAACATCAAGTGCGATACGCTGATTCTGGATAAACTGTCCACGTCCGACACGATCCCGTACAACGAGATCATGAACGACAACATTACGCTGGAGCACGAGGCGACAGTCTCCAAGGTATCCGAAGACCAGCTCTTCTACCTGATGAGCCGCGGCCTGTCCGAAGCGGAAGCGACAGAGATGATCGTCATGGGCTTTATCGAGCCGTTCACCAAAGAACTGCCGATGGAATACGCTGTTGAGATGAACCGTCTGATCAAGTTCGAGATGGAAGGTAGTATAGGTTAACCCGCATAGCAGCGCGGTTTTCTCAACCATCAAAGTACCGCCAGCCCACAATTTGCCCACAAATGTTTTTCAGTCTGCAATATAAGAGGTGTAAAGATCGAGTGCATCCTGCTCGATCTTTTTTGTTACATGCAGGTACGTGTCAGCAGTAATTTTCACGCTGGCATGCCCGAGACGCTCGGACACGTATTTTATGTTCGCGCCCGACTCTAGTAGATGGACGGCATGGGTATGCCGAAGTGCATGCGGGGATAGTTGCGGCAGACCGACGCGCTTGCAGACTTCTTTCATGTATTCGCGTACGACGTTCGTCCGGAGCCAGCGGCCGTCATGCTGGTGGAACATAAGATTGTCCTTTGAGGGTCTATAATTTTCGTAACGCAAGATCACTTCTTTCTGGTTAATACGGTGCCGTTTGAGCAAGGCGAGTGTAGCAGTATCGAGCGCGACTTGTCTTATGCTGGCTTTAGATTTTGGTGTTGAGATGTACGGTGTTGAGTTCAGCGGGTAAACAAGCGTTTTATTCACGTTGATTCGGTCACCAATCAAGTCATCCCAGGTCAACGCCAAAGCTTCCCCGATGCGCAAGCCTGTACGCGCCAACAGGGTAAAGAGGGCGTAATACTGGATAGAGTGCTGGTATTTCGCGTTTTTTGCGGGCTTGCAAGCCTTAAGAAGGGCTGCCAGTTGTTCCTTCGTAAAATACTTCAACTCGTCTGTTTGATCTGTCTGCTTCGGGATTTTTATCCTTTGGATCGGGTTGTCCCGTAAAATCTGAAACTCGTAAACAGCGTCATTCATCGCGCTGCTGAAAATGCTGTGTATCCTCCTCACGGTTCCTTCGCTGTATTTCTTTCTCAGTTCATTTATCCATTTCTGATACTCGGAACGGGTAATGTCCTTGAGCCTGTAATTCCCCCATTGCGGCAAAATGTTCAGGCGCACGTTGCGCTCCTGCACGCTGTACGTGATGGGTTTAACGTTCGGTTTTTTGTATACTTCAAGCCACTCTTCAAAGTAAGTTTTAACCGTTTCGTTTCCGTTTTCAGCAAATCCGTGCCGCTCGATAGCTAACTCCTCTTCTGCAGCTGCAAGTTGGGCGGCCTTCTTGGTGTCGAAGCCGCCCTTTGATTTTTCACGGTATTTCCCTGTTTTTCGGTCAAGGTATCGGATGCGATATTCCCATTTCGCGCCGCAGGTGCAGCGTTTACGCTCTGGCGGACATTTGCAGTTTTTGAGTCTGAAACTAGCCATGTATTATACCTCCTTAAAGCAATTGTGTAACCTGAACAGCTCGTCCGATAATACGAGCAGGGTTGTCCGGTGTAATAACAATCGGCTCGTGCTCGGGGTTATCCGGCATGAGGATGACCATATCCCCCTGTCGCTTAATCCTTTTAAGAGTCGCTTCCGTATCGCCGTTGACGAGTACAGCTGCGATTGCCCCTGGTTCAACTTCCGGCTGCTCACGTATCAAAACAAGTGAGCCATCAGGGATCGTCGGCTCCATGCTAGAACCTTTTGCACGGAGGTAAAAAAGCTTACCGCTGGGAAGCCGGTCGATTGGCATATATATGTATTCTGAAATATTTTCTTCAGCAAGGATAGGCTCGCCGCAAGCAATTGTCCCGAGAACTGGAATTCGGGCAAATTTCGGCTCAACCGGCTCTACGTTTGTCGGTGACGGGAAAAGATCGTTGATTGATACACCCAAAACATCGGCTATTGCAAAAAGGATGTTTTGCTCCGGCTCATTCGTACCGCTTTCATACCCCGAAATCGTGTTGTGCTTCACTCCAATTCTGAACCCCAATTCCTTTTGGGTCATCCCCCTTGCTTTCCGATATTTCCTTATCTGCGCTCCCACATATTTGGTCACACTGTTTTCAAATTTCATGAAATCATACCTCCTCACAAGGGTTATTATATCAAATTTCGCGAAATTGTAAACAAATTTCTTCATGTTGTATGAAGTTTTCTGTTGACTCGGTTTGTCGCTTCATGTATTATGAAGTCAGACGAAGGCATGGAGGTGACATATATGCAAGAAAAACTGGCTGCTCTTCGACGCTACCATAATATCTCCCAAAAGGAGATGGCCGATCTCATTAGAGTGGATCTTCGTACTTACATCAATAAAGAGAATGGCCAGTCTCAATTCAAAGCAAATGAAATGTTCGCCATCGCTCGAAAATTTCAAATGCCAATTGACGAAATTTTTTTACCGACGAACTTCGAGAAACATGAAGTTTCGTAAGAAAGGAGTTGAACCAAAGCGATGAACAAACAGCAAATTTTCAATCATTCTATGTTCGGCGATCTGCCGGTAATCGTTGTGGGCGGGGTTGAGTGGTTCGGAGCAACGGAAGTGGCGAAGGCGTTGACGTTCGCAAAACCACATGATGCCATTACCAACCACGTGGATGAAGATGACTCCGCGGTCTACGGAGTCATCGACTCACTCGGTAGAACGCA
This sequence is a window from Brevibacillus composti. Protein-coding genes within it:
- the sufB gene encoding Fe-S cluster assembly protein SufB — encoded protein: MAKKAPEIQEYQYGFHDKDVSIFRTKKGLTREIVEEISRIKEEPAWMLEFRLKSLEIFEKLPMPKWGGDLDDLNFDDITYYVKPSEKAGRSWDEVPEEIKATFDKLGIPEAEQKFLAGVSAQYESEVVYHNMQEDLEELGVLFCDMDSAVKLYPDIVKEYFSTVIPPADNKFAALNSAVWSGGSFIYVPKGVKVETPLQAYFRINSENMGQFERTLIIVDEDAFVHYVEGCTAPIYSTDSLHSAVVEIIVKERARCRYTTIQNWSNNVYNLVTKRAVAYADANMEWIDGNIGSKLTMKYPAVIMKGPRAKGTVLSIAVAGKGQHQDAGAKMIHLAPDCTSTIISKSISRDGGKVTYRGLAQFGRKSEGSKSNIKCDTLILDKLSTSDTIPYNEIMNDNITLEHEATVSKVSEDQLFYLMSRGLSEAEATEMIVMGFIEPFTKELPMEYAVEMNRLIKFEMEGSIG
- a CDS encoding LexA family protein — protein: MKFENSVTKYVGAQIRKYRKARGMTQKELGFRIGVKHNTISGYESGTNEPEQNILFAIADVLGVSINDLFPSPTNVEPVEPKFARIPVLGTIACGEPILAEENISEYIYMPIDRLPSGKLFYLRAKGSSMEPTIPDGSLVLIREQPEVEPGAIAAVLVNGDTEATLKRIKRQGDMVILMPDNPEHEPIVITPDNPARIIGRAVQVTQLL
- a CDS encoding helix-turn-helix transcriptional regulator, whose translation is MQEKLAALRRYHNISQKEMADLIRVDLRTYINKENGQSQFKANEMFAIARKFQMPIDEIFLPTNFEKHEVS
- a CDS encoding tyrosine-type recombinase/integrase; the protein is MASFRLKNCKCPPERKRCTCGAKWEYRIRYLDRKTGKYREKSKGGFDTKKAAQLAAAEEELAIERHGFAENGNETVKTYFEEWLEVYKKPNVKPITYSVQERNVRLNILPQWGNYRLKDITRSEYQKWINELRKKYSEGTVRRIHSIFSSAMNDAVYEFQILRDNPIQRIKIPKQTDQTDELKYFTKEQLAALLKACKPAKNAKYQHSIQYYALFTLLARTGLRIGEALALTWDDLIGDRINVNKTLVYPLNSTPYISTPKSKASIRQVALDTATLALLKRHRINQKEVILRYENYRPSKDNLMFHQHDGRWLRTNVVREYMKEVCKRVGLPQLSPHALRHTHAVHLLESGANIKYVSERLGHASVKITADTYLHVTKKIEQDALDLYTSYIAD